In Canis lupus dingo isolate Sandy chromosome 25, ASM325472v2, whole genome shotgun sequence, the genomic window CACAAGCATCCtttctgctccccccccccttttttttaagattttatttatttattcatgagagacacagaaagaggcaaagacacaggcagagggagaagcaggctccatacagggagcccgacgtgggactggatccctggtctcctgggctgaaggcggcgctaaaccgctgagccacccaggctgcccttgtgcTTCCTTTTTATAGATAAGCCACCCTTCCCCCTTCACCTCTGCCTAAAACCTGGCTACCACTAATCCATTCTCCATTCCatagttttgtcatttcaagTATACTGAATATTTGGAGTTGTACAGCATGTAATCTTTTGGggttggctttatttatttagcaaaatcCCTTTGAGATAAattgaaagcttttaaaaagtgatttgcaAAGAAAGTCTAACATCTTTGCACTGGCCACTTTGCTTGCCCTTTAGCAAAAAAGGCAGGAATGAGCACTACAAGGGGCAAAGGTGAAGTAGAGTGTGAATGTGAAGTAGAGTACCCCAGTactctttttattcttaatgagACTCACAGGAGAAGTCAGGAATTCCTTTTCTGATTAACCTGTTGATCTCTTGTTAGAAAgcagtcatattttttttttaaaggacatggTCCATTTCCAtacttgtctgttttattttcatagacTATTCCAATTAATTCTGtctttcgggacacctgggtggctcagtggttgagtacctgccttcaggccaggttCTGATcctccagtcctgggatcgagtcccacatcgggctccctgcatggagcctgcctctctctccgcctgtgtctctgcctctctctctctctctctctctctctctctgtctctcataaaaaattaaataaaatctttaaaaaaaaattctgtcttccATTCTCGTGTTTACTTCTAAGTTTATCGTAACCAATTGAAAACAAATTGTGTCTGAATTAAGTTCTAGATGAGATTTCTCTAAATTGTTATACTCTGACAAGTAGAAATGTCAATTTGACTAAAAACTTTTTTAACTTGAAATGACGTGCATGGAAGAGTTCTTGTCATTTCCATTGGCCTTACAGGAAATGATTATGGTAGCTACCTCAGTTAAAGTCTTACTTGGATTTGTTTTGCCTCAAAAGTGACTATGAAATGTCTCATAATCTGAACACCATACCTTATGAATTTTATTACATAATAGGAGCTCCATCTCATCTTAGTCATTTGGAGTCCTgattaacagttttatttttagacaaGTATGTGCATGTAGTATATCACATTTTAAGCTATAAAGAGTTGTTTTTAATCCATTGTCAATATGTCAAGAATCCCAGTACCCCACAAGCAAAAGTTCTTTTAAGATACTTTATAGATTGACTTAGCATGGcttcaaagaagtaaaaagatctttcatttataaatatttaaataaatggaacataATCTTTTAAAGGGAAACTAGCTCACATTTATAGGAATCACCATATATATTTACTGAGAGGCACTATAATATTATTTATCTGAATAAGCTTGAGAAATTTCTTAATATGATATAGGAGTAATTAACTACTGGCCAGCCTGTGTATGCAGATGTTTATCTGGGTgattgctttcaagattttttctaaGGAAAGCAAGGAAATTTAGTGTTTTCCTCCTTTGGTGTTACAACCCTAGGATACACTTGCCTATATACTAAGGCAGATGTATACATCTAGTCTAAGAACAAGGTTGTCACATAGAGATAAACATAGGAACAAGTCCAGACTCATCCAGTAATCTTCCATATCAGTAACCTaatctttattcatgagagagacagagagaggcaaagacacacacaggcagagggagaagcagacgccctgcaaggagcctgatggcaggactcgatcctgcaccccaggatcatgctctaagccgaaggcagatgctcagccactgaactactcaggcatcccagtaacCTAATCTTTAGCTTCATTTGAAAATTAGGTTGAATCagaattaattttacttttgaaaataccTTACTAAATGATAGCATTTATATAAACTGTGGCATTTTACTGACAATCCAGAGCCTGACAAATTAAGCACTAAGATGTTTACATGTTGGAACTATCTACATGTTCATATGACTACCAAAAAATGATTATTATccattcccattcttttttttttttaagatttatttattatttagagggggggcaagggcagaaggagagagaatcacaagtagactccccacccaccccctctgaatatggagcctgatgtggggctcaatctcaccaccctgagatgacctgactGAAATtgagagacagatgcttaactacccAGGCGCGCCCCCCATTACCATTTTCCCATTTGATAAAATGCCCAGAATGTGaaagcctggatttgaatcttagTGCTGACCTTTCCAGTCATATTTCCACTTGCATACTGAAACTAAAGAAACTGCAATATTAGTCAGTCAACAAATGTTGAACACCTACCACATGCCAGCCATTGTACCAGGCACTGGAATCAGGCAATGTGTTACTTTACTCAGCAACTTAATTTTGTGGGttcattgctgttatttttaactGGGGACATAAATTTCCTTGCTGGGGAAGCAGACTTTAACTGTTATTATCAGTTTTAGATCATTGTAACTAAGATTTGATGAATTcttagatttatgtatttatagacTTAGAGTTTTCATATTCTCTCTTCCCACCCAGAGGGGTGATTAGGTTCTAGGTAGATTTTGAAATCTTACTTTgcattttgttctgattttgtaGCCCAAAACTGCTTTGAAACTCTACCATGAGTTACAAACTGAAATGTTTTCTGGGACTAGCAGGTATTGTAAGTGTATAAAGCGGCCACTGTGAGTAAGTGGGGTTCAGTAGGGTCTGTGTCAAACTGAAAAGGGTATGACCCCTGTAAacactcaaaatttttttaacctgtgTCAAACACAACTTTTTGAAGCCAAAAAGTTCTTAACATTCTGAAAATTTAGATGCACATAAATTCTTTAGACCATTGATACTGAAATACAAAAGTGAAATAGTTTACTGGTGATAGTGatgtgtattaattttaaaataagaaatgctgGGAACTACAGCTTCATGAACCCATTTGGTGTTACATATTtatggggtggggtgtgtgtatTATTTAGTTTAATATATTGTGGACACCTTTCCATGTCAAATCATATAGATCTATACCTTAAATTGTTTAATAACTATAGATATccatatttttgtcatatttttccgTTTCCATattgatggatattaaggaaAGTCTGAAGTATGCTTTGGTATGGTCTTTGTAGATTCCAAggattgagtctttttttttccccttttttaaatttttaaatattataatttgaataaaagcccaatagaaattaattttaaacttaaaagatGATTCTGAAAAAAGGAGATTCGTATCATTTACACAACTCTTAGGAAGCTTggatttaattatatttctttttttttttttaacttttatttatttatgatagtctcacagagagagagagagaggcagagacacaggcagagggagaagcaggctatatgcaccgggagcccgatgtgggattcgatcccgggtctccaggatcgcgccctgggccaaaggcaggcgccaaaccgctgcgccacccagggatccccggatttaattatatttctttctggttAATCAAACACATGTGGCTGAACCATTATGAGAGGAATAATTTCTTAGGCATTAATGACTGAAGGACCCTTATACAATAGTATGTAGCCATTAAAAGATTGCATGTAAGTTCAGAGTATGTAGTATACATTTATCAGTATTCACATATAaagagatatatataaatattgttgTATCTCTGAGAACTAAAATCCATATTGTATAGATATTGGGTTCCTTGCTTTAAAAATCACcattacttatttgttttaggaaataaataaatggtgctttcttaaaatttaatcatTCTTACTATTACTTCAATTTTGTTCAGATAGGACTTTAAAAATTTCTcgattttattacttatttacaGTAGTATGATTTCATCAGATCTCTTCCTGTATTAATACGCTCTTtggtttaatttcaaattttattccaGTCAGAAAGGGCAGCAAGAAATTCTTGAAAGAGCGTTTCACCTGGAATATagatttcttttatcttctaaacttttaaaaatatatattttatttatttatttgagagagcgagaaagcacaagcagggggaaggggtagagggagaagcagactctactgagcaaggcccaatgtgggactcaattccaggactctgggatcatgacctgagctaaaggcagacacttaaccaactaagccacccaggcaccctaaaaagctttttttttttttatggagatataatacacataaaattagAATGTAATGTCTAGTCTGGCTTCTGGTTCTATTTCATCTAATATGGGATCCAGTCACATTCCAATGAATGAGGAATTGTTTGTGCATAGCATTTTTCTAGAGGAGATATTTTATAACTATGAGTACATTTTCAAAGTGCTGAGGCAATGGAAGTGGCATTGGCCGTGTTGGTAGTAGATACTAAATCAGTGACCTGGTATCTAAATGGTGCTGTGTTAGGCCATCAATTTATTCCTTGTAGACTTGGCCATCTGAAGATGTTCTggtatttttttagaagataaaagTATTGGTAACTGAAGAAGAGAGCTTGGCTAACCTGGGACCAGGCACAATTCAAACTGATACAATGACATTCTctgttctttatatataaagaacctGGGCTAGTCCCAGGACTCAGCTCTAGACTAAAGCCAACTTTTGGGAAGGTGTTACTTGCTCTCTTAATTAGAGGCCCAGAAGTATAGAAAACCCCACTTGTATTTGTGTAACTTATAGGGAAATGAGTGATACGGTTTTTAGAAATAGCATCAAGTTAATTATggatagagaaaaaattaaaacgtGAACATTTAGAATGTTTTACAAAAGGTATAGGCAAATATATTTACtcagaaatgtaaatttattggatctcaaaatttttaattccattatttaCCTTAGATTATTCACTGAGGATGAATGTGTGTCTTTTGTCACACATaagctcctcctctgccttctcaaaataaatgattgtGCATTTGGGATTAACAAAACGACTATTATTGATTCCTCCTTTAACCATTGTAAAATTCTTTATGGTTTCTAGTTAATTTGTTTAggtttgaataatttttataggataaaaatttatatataatttattgtttccctttgtttttctaaGAAGTAGATtatcaactaattttttttctgtttagtgATGTGATCTGCAGCGTCaccatttttattagattttcaaTGGAAAATATGTATACTGCAGTGATAGTGATAACCTGTAAAAATATTGTTGGAGtagttaaatataaaagtataatgagtttctgttttcttttgtttatttattaaggCAAAATGGGCTCcccatatatattaaaaaatggaaataaaatcatatgccaaattctcttctttaaaaaaaagtctttacagagttcaaataaataaaaactagaaaatggcATTAGTAATAATTTAGAATATGATTGAAATAAAAAGCCTAGGAgtcatttttttactttaaaaatttcaagatttatattaaaaggatcattgtCTTCTTTCAGATAAATTTGCGCCTCATCTTGGTAAGCGGAAAAACAAAAGAGTTCCTGTTTTCTCCTAATGATTCTGCTTCTGACATTGCAAAGCATGTGTATGACAATTGGCCAATGGGTGAGTGGTGTTTTTCTCTTGAGAATGAATAATGTTAATTCTTTATACCCTACCTTGTTTCACagacattttgaaaacattttaaagatacaaaagaaaaacaaataattgaggATATTAGGCTTCAGAGTTAAAGGGGAAGGAACACTGTGTCTGTCTCTAGATTTTATTCTTCAGTTACCTCATTGCAAAATAGGGAAGGAGCCAGTATGCAAAATTTGTTTTTGCCTTAGAACCCttttaatgtaaatgaaattgttttttaaaagataaacacaaagtAGCTAACACATCCAAACACTTTCATATCAGTAAATTTATTTATACCAAAACAcgaattaaaaggaaagaactatttttaagaaattataatacaTTCTCATTGGTCTATCCCATATATGACCTATTTAAAATTGAGTTTGACACAAAGTTAATTTCTAATTCATGTCAATTTTATGTGTCCTCTGAATTACAAGGGCAAGAAAGTATAAAATCCATTTATGCATTGCATTTTCAAGCCAGTATCCATGACAAAATTTGAGGGAGCAGGGAAGTgatattccttcctttctctgattCTTCTCCATGTAATAAGACTTTGTCTTGCCATCCTGAAGTGAGTCTTTATcttgtgtttttcctttgaacTTTCCCTAAGTCATCTTGGTCCCATGTATCATAGTAATAATATGAATGTTTCAGCTGATTTAACTTAATTTtactagccaaagcaatttgtACTTTTAAAGGACAAGATTCATTTCAACAAAGAACACAGTGTATTCAAAATGAATCCATCAGATCAGTTTCTCAActttaaataatatatggaaCTCTTTAGAGGAAGAAAATTCTTGTAGATTTCCTAGTGccaacttaaattatttttattacaatttttttaaagatagaaacaTAAACCCCTATTCAGATGCTTTAGCCTTATTAATTCATATACATCCATAAAACTAAAACAgatctaaaaagaaaatggaaatacaactcTAAAACCAGTAATGTTCAAATTAGCAACATTAATGTGCCAGATGATATATTTTTGCTAAAACTCACTCACTTCTTTCACCATGAATATAGTACTGTTGAGTTTGGCATGCCTGTGCCCCTGCTTGTTGTATGAGGACCCAGTTATCTGCAGATTCACCACAAAACCTTCATTCACACAGTGTACCCAATTGTCATTTAGCCTTCACTTAGCAAGAatgcattgtttttatatttactcaacctctgttcttttcttattAACCTCTTGACAATTAAAGAAGTACTGCTTAGCGCCAGTACAATCATAAACTGCATATGTGGGCAATAAATCCAAGACTGTACTTGATTATAAGTTGATTTTTTGAGTTATCTAGGTAATCTCTTCCagattatcattaaaatataaaaatgatttaaaaattctcaaggaCTTTCAGACCCTAAGAACATGGCTTTGTTGTTCATGAACTCAGGATTTGTGGACCTGCATTTAAGAAATACTAATTTGGACTAATATTTTCAGATGACTGGATCTTTCTTCCTTTGGTAACCAGGGACTAGTCAATATTTGTTCCTAAATCAGAGAGGGACTAAAGCGAAATGTTGGAGGTAAGAAGGAATTTCAGAAAAGCTGAAGTAGACCAAACTTGGGGCTCTTAGAATATGGAATTTTCCTTGTAGGCAGGCAGTATAGATGACTGTCagtaggaaaaacatttttaaatacctaATAGTGATGTTGTACAGAATATGATCTAGAAGATTACTTTTGTGATTTTGGGAGGAGAAGGTAAAGATCGGTTTTGACATTTATAGTATGGTAGAAAAGATTACATACACAAGACATAAAAGGGCAGTTCctctcaaaaatttatttttgggggcAGCTTTATAACTTctggttaaaaaaatacatacctcTTAATTCCTTAAAAATCCTGATTAATAGTAAATAAAGGTAGGGCTCAAGTGCAGGTGTATGCCATAAATAGTGTCCCAAATGAATGAACCAGCCATCTATCAGCATTGGAAATTGTATCAATcccacattatttattttcacctGCAAATTTTTGAGCCCAGCCTTTCCTAAGTTTGCCACTTCTACCCAGCAATTTTAGACAATGcagggaataaaaataaagttttatattatataaaatatttaaattaaaaatctagttCTACATTTTATCTCATAATAGGTCagcaaatgttaatatttgttgGTGCTAATAATGAAAGTATAGTAAATACTAAACCAGTAGGAGAAAACATGTAcaatatatttttggaaagagTTAGTTTTTCTTGGTCTACTCTTAGGCAATTTAGTGGAATATAGTTAATAGGTGGAATAGCTCTTACCAGGTCAGAGGTCCAAAAAAATATACTCTAAATATATGTTACTAGTTGTTGAAATTCCTCCTTAAAGCCTTGTTCTTCTATAGGTCTCTCTAAATCTCAGATCCTCTGAAAGGTAAAAGTAGATAGCATATTAAACCAAATGAAATATGTGGAAGTTACAACACTCTGTATAAAATCATGAAGTATGGTAGCTCCAAGTTTTTGCCtcttgaaaaaatactttaaatatttttataatttttttccagttagtTAGACACTGACATTTGTCCTTATATGTATGGACACTTCCATCTTGACCAGAAATAGTCTGTTAAATAATAATTTGGGGTGCAGTGAATTCAAAGTAATCCATAGTAAAGTGTTGTTACAGGCTTAGTTGATCTTCCAGTAAAAAGGGACCTGGGAGTGCTTATTGTCTGAGGCAGCAGAGGCATGCAGGGGGCTTGGAAGGGGGAGGAATGGCCAGGCTGATTCATTTGGCCTCCTCTCCCATTTCTGTTGTGCTGAGTCAGTGGGAGAGATACTTTTATCACATTCATATTCATCATTTTGAACACTCAAAAGGAAAAGTGCTCTACTTCTTTTCTGCCACTTCTCTTTAGGATATTTAAACTCATCCTTCTGTTGACAGCTCCTGACAATAGGAGCTTCTGTAGGAAACAAACATATCATACTAGAATTCTTGAAAAAGATGATAATGGAATTCTCAATCTTTGTGACAGTCAGAGCTTAAATTATTATATCTCCCAGCTAGTGAAATTACTAACCCTTTACCCTATCACAGTATCAGTGGATATGTTAAATAAtgttaaatcattattttaacaGTAGTATTCCATATTTCACTATAGCATAAGTTGTACACGAAATATTCTGTTACCCATCCTACtcaccagtttgtttttttatttttctttatgtacttTCCTAGCATATTTGTGTAGTATCTTCTAATATATGTTGTTTTCGAGtttcttcttaatattttggGTAAAGTGAACTTAAAGTTACATCTTCTATAATGTTTATCAGTTGGCTTCAGAAGACAAAGTAGTAATATTATCCAAAAGTaaacattgctatttttttttattttttaaatttgtgttctctagttttattaaggtataattttttaattctctgtatCAGTATATTAAAACCTTTGTTAAACTTATTGTCTCTAgcttcaaatacatattttgacaGTAAAAATATTGGAACATTATAATATTCTCTGTTAATTACTGGTAAtagtaattaattttcaaatgacatttctCTTTACCTAGAATTAGATTTTTCCCAactcatttgttttgattcttaaatttcaGGACTATGTTTTGACACCTTTAGTGTTCTTCAAGAAGCCAAACCTAGTCTTTCTGTGACTCTTACTATTTAATGAGAAGAACTACCAAGAACCAGGTCTACAATGATTGATTTTGACTATTTCAATTATTGCAAAGCTCCTCGTGTCTTCTTTGATGTGTTCTCTCTCTGATTTGCATCTGCATTTTTTGAGCAATGCAGTAATATCTTAACTCTGTCTTGAAATACACCTAACAAGTTTACTGATTCTTTTCAGACTGGGAAGAAGAGCAGGTCAGCAGTCCAAATATTCTACGACTTATTTATCAAGGACGATTTCTACATGGAAATGTCACATTAGGAGGTaacaagggaaaataagggaagggagaagaaatgtgtgggaaatatcagaaagggagacagaacataaagactgctaactctgggaaacgaactaggggtggtagaaggggaggagggcggggggtgggagtgaatgggtgacgggcactgggtgttattctgtatgttagtaaattgaacaccaataaaaaaaaaaaaaaaaaaaaaaaggaggtaacaGTCACCTTTGTAATGGGATTTAATGTCTGTCTCATGGCAGCAGcattcatttgtttaaatgtatttgtCTGATTTTACCCCCcaaaaatgataatttcaaaCTCATGAATTGTGCCTATTTTGGTAACTCTGTATTTTGCATtctgttaaatttcattttagcACTTTGATAAGTGTTTAGTCTCTTATGAAATAAACTCTATCTCATTAGGAGTCCATAcctattattttgtaaatgtaattttattgtaCTTCTGGATACTATAAATTAGGTatgatatttttaagttaaaaccaGACACACAGAGCAGGGAAAGTATATGatcattgattttcagtttgaCTCTGATATAATTGACCATGGTGTAAGAACACATTAATGAGTTAGTGTGTGGTGTGGGGATTAAAAGAGCACATTTAGAACCAGGTTGTCCATGTATCCTGGTTCCATTCTGCTGTTTAACCTCGGAGAAGTCACTTGAtgttccttatctataaaatggagtaaCAGTAGTGGCTACCTCCTAGGTTGAGAGGGTTAAATTATGTATTCAAGGCACTTAGAATAGTGTTTGGCACACTATAAATACTTCTTTGGTATCACTGCTCTTTATATGTGATTGGAGAGATGTAGCTCAATAGCACCCCCTCATGGGGGTACATTCTCTACCATCATCAGGGTTTGTTGTGTTTTTAGCAcctgtatttcaaatatattctaataATTAGAAACTTGTAGACAAATGAAGTGAtctactttaatatttttgtttaaatatagtctgactttttttttctctacacctaacaatgaaatgtttaatttgtttttccttaaggtaggatattttcattcattcattcagcaaatatttgtttcttaCATGCCAACACTATGCTAAACAATTGGAGATACAGGGTTGAACAAGACAGAATGTCTTCCTTCAGGGTGCTCTAGTATTATGTAGTAGAAACAGATAAAACCCACTCAAAATACTAGGTGACAAGAGCTGTAGTAGAGGAATGCAAATGGTTAATATGACAGTATCGGGTAGGTAGAACACTTAAtgatataatttcactcataacTTCGTTTCAGTGGCAGTATTATATAAACTAGTTTAAAA contains:
- the UBL3 gene encoding ubiquitin-like protein 3 — translated: MSSNVPADMINLRLILVSGKTKEFLFSPNDSASDIAKHVYDNWPMDWEEEQVSSPNILRLIYQGRFLHGNVTLGALKLPFGKTTVMHLVARETLPEPNSQGQRNREKTGESNCCVIL